Proteins from a genomic interval of Arvicanthis niloticus isolate mArvNil1 chromosome 26, mArvNil1.pat.X, whole genome shotgun sequence:
- the Nrgn gene encoding neurogranin — translation MDCCTESACSKPDDDILDIPLDDPGANAAAAKIQASFRGHMARKKIKSGECGRKGPGPGGPGGAGGARGGAGGGPSGD, via the exons ATGGACTGCTGCACG GAGAGCGCCTGCTCCAAGCCAGACGACGATATTCTAgacatccctctggatgatccTGGAGCCAACGCCGCTGCAGCCAAAATCCAGGCGAGTTTCCGGGGCCACATGGCgaggaagaagataaagagcGGAGAGTGTGGCCGGAAGGGACCCGGCCCCGGGGGACCAGGCGGAGCTGGGGGCGCCCGGGGAGGCGCAGGCGGCGGCCCCAGCGGAGACTAG